One window from the genome of Pseudomonadota bacterium encodes:
- a CDS encoding (4Fe-4S)-binding protein yields the protein MTVTGEKKTKIVKTIRIDVDKCNGCRACEVICSAFHAEPKYSSNNPARSRIRVIRDPLRDIYIPVYAGEYTVAECAGRDKYIIDGKEYDECAFCRASCPSRDEFKEPDSGLPLKCDMCEGEEGGPLCVQWCLAEALIYEEREEEIEVEETPEDLEIGLESLASKFGLQELRDTLARMSQKG from the coding sequence ATGACCGTGACCGGTGAGAAGAAAACAAAAATAGTGAAAACCATAAGAATTGATGTTGATAAATGTAATGGTTGTCGGGCCTGTGAGGTGATCTGCTCCGCCTTTCATGCCGAGCCTAAATACAGCAGCAATAACCCGGCCAGATCCCGGATTCGGGTGATTCGCGATCCTCTGAGAGACATCTATATTCCTGTATATGCGGGGGAGTATACGGTTGCCGAATGTGCCGGCCGGGACAAATACATAATTGACGGCAAAGAATACGATGAATGCGCGTTCTGTCGGGCTTCCTGTCCCTCCAGGGATGAGTTCAAAGAACCTGATTCCGGTCTGCCACTCAAATGCGATATGTGTGAAGGTGAAGAAGGGGGCCCCTTATGTGTTCAATGGTGCTTGGCTGAGGCCCTGATTTACGAAGAGCGGGAAGAGGAAATTGAAGTAGAGGAGACGCCGGAGGATTTGGAAATCGGCCTGGAATCATTAGCCAGCAAATTTGGATTGCAGGAGCTGAGAGATACTTTGGCCCGGATGTCACAGAAGGGCTGA